TGCCAAGAGGCATAATCCTTTGCAAGAAGCCATTCATACTTTATTTTTCTCCAAAGAATCTCAATAGAATTAAGATGTGGGCTATATTTTGGAAGATAAAAAATTTCAATATCTAACTTCTTCCATCTTGAAATTTGGATTTTAAATTCCTTAGAATGGTGTATCCGTGCATTATCCAAACAAATAACAGTTTTCTTTGTGATGGTTTTTGAAAATTTATCAATGGCCTGAATAACAAAATCAGAAGTTATTTTTCCCATATGATGACATTGAAAAAGATTATTATTCTTAGACATAATCCCAAAAACATTGATTCTTTTACTGTGTCGGGGTACGATTTTTACATTTTCATTTTTTTGTTGCCAGTGGTAAGAAATGGAGGGACTTAAAGAAAACCCGCTCTCATCAGCAAAGTATACATCCAAATAATCATCTTTCGCCAGATTCATTAAACTCTTCAATTGTTCTGCTTTCAACAGGTATTCCTCTTCATTTTGAAGAGGTTTGAGCCAACATCGTATTCTTTTCCAGACATAAGGCACGGTCTCGAACGAAAGAATTTGGATGGTGCCTGGACATCATTTTCAAGGTTGCTTTTTCATTTTCATTTTCATTTAAAACTATAAATTTCATCCTTTAAAGTTATAAAATCCTGACGAATAATTAGGGTGTACTACTTATATGATATTTTTTAACCGCAAAAGCGACAAAATATTTTATGATGGATATGCAAATAAAATTTCCAGTTAAAGCTAAGCTACATTTTGATAAATTTTGTTTTGATTATTAAACTCTTCTATTGTCTTAAAATTTAGTTTACCATGACGTCTTTTTTTGTTGTACCAAATTTCAATATATTCAAAGATTTCTAACTGCATATTTTCTTTTGAGATAAGTTTGTGACCATAAATCAGCTCGGTTTTCAATGACTTGAAAAAGCTCTCCGCCACCGCATTGTCCCAACAATTTTCTTTCCTGCTCATACTCCTTATTACTTCATAGAACTCAATTGTATTAACGAATTTCTTACTTGCATACTGAACGCCTCTATCTGAATGAAAAATCAATCCTTTTTGAACCGTTCTGTTTTTTATTGCCATTTTCCATGCTGCAAGACTTGTTTCTTCGGTGCTCATTCCATCGCTTAAGCTCCAGCCAATTATTTTTCTATCAAACAAATCTATTATTGTCGTGAGGTATAAAAAGCCTTCCTTGGTTTGAATATAAGTGATGTCCTACACCCAAACTTTCGACGGTTCTGTAACTGAAAATTTCCTGTCCAACACATTTTCTACCACCAAATAATTGTGTTTTGAGTTGGTTGTAACTTTAAACTTCTTACTTAATTTGCTTCTCAAACCCAGTTCTCTCATATATTTTGCAACTGTAATCCGAGATATTTTGTAACCCAATGCGTTTAATTCAAAAGTAATCCGTGGGCTTCCATAACGCTGTTTTGAAGAAAAATATATCGAGCTTATTTCCTTTTTTATTTTTTCTTTCAAAAGCAATCGTTTGCTAATCGGTCTGCTTTTCCATTTGAAAAAACTGCTACAACTTACTTTCATTACTTTGCACATTTTCTCAATCGGAAATAGATATTCGTAACTTTTAATGAACTCATATTTCATCGACCGCTCTTGGAAAAAATGCTGATCGCTTTTTTTAAGATATCACGTTCCAACTCAACATCTTTGAGTTTTTTCTCCAATTCGTAGATTTTTTCTTGATCTGCGGTCAATTTCAAATTCCCATTTCCAGGAAAACTTCCTTCTCCAAATTCTTCATATTCTTTACGCCATTTATAAAGCAATGTGACTTTGATTCCAAGTTCTCGTGAGAGTTCCGAGATATTAGTCCTCTCTTTACTTAGTTGAACTGCTTTTGTTTTAAAAGCTGGATCGTAGATTTTTCTCTCTCGTTTCATATGTTAAAATTAAGGTTTTATGCTTAACTTTAACTGAACGCTAAATTAGTATATCCAGTATTTAATTCGATCTCCATTATTATCAAAAAT
The sequence above is a segment of the Chryseobacterium turcicum genome. Coding sequences within it:
- a CDS encoding IS630 family transposase, translated to MPYVWKRIRCWLKPLQNEEEYLLKAEQLKSLMNLAKDDYLDVYFADESGFSLSPSISYHWQQKNENVKIVPRHSKRINVFGIMSKNNNLFQCHHMGKITSDFVIQAIDKFSKTITKKTVICLDNARIHHSKEFKIQISRWKKLDIEIFYLPKYSPHLNSIEILWRKIKYEWLLAKDYASWQTLEKALENIFSGFGNIYNIIFKP